The window TATCCTCCCCATTTCTTGCTGGCCCTCCAATGGCTAATATGTTATTGATTTCTCTGTAAAGCAGGCCATGTTCAACATTATGCCGGCTAGAATCATCACTATGCAAGAAAGCTCCCAATGAGTCGAATATTGTGGAGTAGTAATGGAGGGATCCCACGAATCGATCCAAGAAACTACCCCCTAGTGGTATTTCTTGTTCTACTAGTGTGATAACTCTTGGCGATAGTTCGTGGAGAAGTCTCATTGTTTTCCAATCAGGGCCAGTGGCATCATACAAGGAATGTTGTAGCCAATGTATGGCTATAGCCTCTCCTCTCCTAATTTGCAACATGGTTATATCAAGCTCCCCTATTTTCTTCCCAATTGGATGGAACTCAAAGGACATGCCAAGGCGTTTGGCGAAACTGGAAAGTTGTTTCCCTGTCTCAATCAATAGTTCCATTGATGTCCCCATTCCTGTCATTGTAACATGTGGAGGACCTTCTATCCGAGTGGCGAGGATATGAAATAGAGCCGGCCATTGTAGGCCTTGCATGATATCCACGTCGATGATATGGACTCTGTCTCGACGATGGAATGCTTCAAGAATTGCTTGGTTGGATGTGAAATGTGCAAATTTTATGAATGGTGAGATGTTGTTAAATACTTGAAATGCACAATGGATACTCTTGTAATTGATCAAAGGAGAACATATTCCTAGCCATGAATTGATGACTCTACTAGCCATTGCTTTTGCAAAATAAGCCACTACTCTTTCAGCACAAGATTGTCCATAGGGGGATGCCATTTGTGTTAGCTCAAGCAACATTCTATGAGCTTCTCCCAAGTTATCTACTGATATAGCAACTGCACATTCCAAAAGATGAGTTCTCAAGTTTAATCCTTGATCATCTAGCCTATTCATTCCTTTAGCTCCCGTCTCATTTATGTTCGTATTATTTTTATCTCTCGCGAGATCATGAGAGTTCCATTGATGTTGTTGTCCAAGGTTCTCAGAAGAGTTTCTTCGCGCAACTTTTTTAGGCCTCAACTCTCCCAATAGTGTAGGGACAATGTTGTCCTGATATGTCATGGCTTGGGTTTCATTTTCTGGCAAATCTTCAATAAGTTGCCTTGTCACATGCTCAACCCACTGGGAAAGTTCATTTCTTTCAGGATTATTGCCGCGATTTTCGGTGACTGGCTTAGAGGGATAATTAGGGGCAGAGGTAATTCCAGGAAAACCAACAAGACTAGCACAATCCCATTGTTCATTGGATTGTTGTATAATATGATCAAGAGCACCATTTTGATGAATTACTTCAGACCCTCCTTTCAACATGTTGACAAATATATGAAACAAAATTGAGTAAGAGGAGAAGTAGATGAGGAGTATCAGTCGGGTGGTGAATATGTTGTATTTGAAGGGAGAAGTTGGCCAATAAAATGTACAAAGAAATGGTCACAGGTTCTCAACTTCAGGCCATTAGTTTAATCTTTTTTGAATGGAACGGCCGGCATAGTAAGACATGTAAGTAAAGTTAAGAACTAAAGGACAAACCACACGTCAGTTCAATGGTGCATGATTTTATCTATTATAATTATTAACATTAACCATGCAGAGTAAATTAGAAATGTTCTTTTTCTCCTCAGAATAGTTTTTTCCCGCCCATTTAAGTTTCTTTTATAAAATTTGCTTATTCTAACAGAAGTTTAGTCGTTTAGAAGAATCCTTATGGTAGTTAAACTTGGCCTCTCAGTGACCAggctttaaaaaaaaaagagcaattTGTACTATTAAACATATACTTATATTACTAGAGTCAGTTGAAAATATACCCATGTATAGTCCTCCGCTTATCCTTTACTCTTTTTAATTTACAGTTAGAAACTACTAATTAATGATCAATATATGACACAGTTTCACTAATGTTGACTTACACGAGTAACCATTTGAGCATCATCCAACAAACTGCTCCCTGAAAAGCAAGCATATAGAAGGATAAAAAACCAAGTTTTCTTCAAAAGTCCAATAAAAATTAGTAATATTATTCTAAGATATTATATTGCAATAAGGAATTAACCCATCCATCTTTGTCATTTTGGCAAGCAGTCTAATCTAGGTCTCTAGCAAGTTGCGCCATGGAAAGATGACTTTGATTTGACATAGTAGATATTTAACACTGTTAAAttcggaaaattttattttgtgtctcatacaactgacatTAGTTGTATGAGACAACCATTTTGTCTCACAGTTATGTGAACCCAGATTTTTGTGGACCCAGAAGTGTAAAattggggtccacaaatttgtaAGACAAAAAGgagcctcatacaactagtgtaagttgtatgagacacaaaataaaatttctcgtTAAATTCGAGTAGCATGAATAGGGTTTGGTAAGGTCTTtttttacatgcaataattatATTACGTCAAGGTATCATGTAGTTTTTCTTCTACATTTTCATTGTAATTAAATCGGTAGTAGCAGATTTATTTACGTTTTCTCCAAGCTATCAATTAGTGTTTACTATATAAtagtgttaaatatttgtgtatATATTTCACACACATAACTTAAACACAGAATTCGATGCATTGATGTATTTAGCCTTCTGTGCACGCCGATTTGCTAATAACTTGTATTTTCAGATCTATTTTGTAGCAAATACTATTGACATGTAGCGATTAGGGGTGTAtaaaggaaaccgacaaaccaCACCAAttcgataatccgagtcaaaccgagaaaaaaaacccgattatggtttggtttgatctggtttggtgttgggaaaaaaaacccgaccataattggtttgatttagttttaactaaagaaagtcaaactgaaaccaaaccaacccgacattacatatatagaaattagatatatttaatatatataaatatatttattgtgatgtaatttataaatatttcttaaaaaatgtcataattttatcttttaaggtattatttcaaggttggattTAAAACTTTTGTATGCTCCAATAAGTTTATAGCCATTaaaattagtaaattaaataatgctaacaaaaatcccaaacaaaatcaaatcaatactaatgctaacaaaagacattcaattcaacaTTACAAACGGgcatgtattgaatatctattttttgttttgcaataatttagataaaaatgcataacctatttttatttttctttagcatttagtcatgtaattaatactcccttattagtctatttattttagcatgacttagtacttttagattatatttatttttattatggctttttaattagcaatatttatattacataattttattgtctttattgttgaatattttaggataatgccatgacacatctcatattttgtattattttcttggaaaatactttacatagttgtatcttactaggattaaagaaatattttgagcatacGTTATATGTTTTGTTATACGAAGATTTTATCAGAAAAAAATCCAAATAATccgaaaaatcgagattgaaaaacccgagttttattggtttggtttggtctttaaatttaataacacgacacaattggtttggtttggtaattataaaatccgaactaacccgacctatgtacacccctagtagCAATaattaaagagttttttcaatatATGATGTTGCAACTACAGTAGTAATATATGACAGAAGGATGTTATTTTCATTAGAAAAGAGATATTTACGGAATAGTGCGTACAGCCATCATTCTAGAAATTAACCTAGTTGATCAGCTTTGACATCTCAACCGCAAATGAGACTTTCCATTTAAACTTAACGTTAG is drawn from Nicotiana tabacum cultivar K326 chromosome 22, ASM71507v2, whole genome shotgun sequence and contains these coding sequences:
- the LOC107801392 gene encoding scarecrow-like protein 23, whose protein sequence is MLKGGSEVIHQNGALDHIIQQSNEQWDCASLVGFPGITSAPNYPSKPVTENRGNNPERNELSQWVEHVTRQLIEDLPENETQAMTYQDNIVPTLLGELRPKKVARRNSSENLGQQHQWNSHDLARDKNNTNINETGAKGMNRLDDQGLNLRTHLLECAVAISVDNLGEAHRMLLELTQMASPYGQSCAERVVAYFAKAMASRVINSWLGICSPLINYKSIHCAFQVFNNISPFIKFAHFTSNQAILEAFHRRDRVHIIDVDIMQGLQWPALFHILATRIEGPPHVTMTGMGTSMELLIETGKQLSSFAKRLGMSFEFHPIGKKIGELDITMLQIRRGEAIAIHWLQHSLYDATGPDWKTMRLLHELSPRVITLVEQEIPLGGSFLDRFVGSLHYYSTIFDSLGAFLHSDDSSRHNVEHGLLYREINNILAIGGPARNGEDKFKHWRSELSRNGFMQVPMSTNAMAQAQLILNMFPPVHGYSLVQGDGTLKLGWKDTSLYTASAWTSPNSR